In Frederiksenia canicola, the sequence ATGCCACAGGTATATTACAATATAAACAATCAAACATTATAGAAGAATAGTCAGTAATAACTAGGGAAGCCCTTTTTACCAGTTGATAAAAATCATCTGTTCTATCTGCCAATTTAATATTACTATACTTCTTATCTAAATGAACTGAACTATCTGAAGGGTGGGCTTTAATGATAAAAAGCTTATTTTCCTTTATCATAAGTTCATTAAGATCACTCAAGTTACAATTTTTATAAAAAGAAAATGAATTATCATCTCTCCAAGTTGGGCAGTATAAAATAGAATCTTTGTTAATTGAATTGATGTAATCTTTCCTTGACTCAATTAATCTAGGTGGAAATGCTAAAACTAACTGAGACCCCGACACAGAAAAGGCTGTAGTAAAGCACTTTTTTTCATAATCAGAAGAAACTAACAATAAATTCGGTTTAGCATACAGATAAGGAAAAATAAATTTCAAAATCCTTTCATATCTATTTTTTATTGCATAAAACCCTGTATTTACGTCTCTTTCTATCTTTTTTAATGGGGTTCCATGCCAAACATTAAATAGCTCAGCACCTCTCGAGAGCCAAAAGCTAATATCTGAAGGATAACTTGAATAAATAAATTTTTTTGCTGTAAGAATATGCCATATACCTTTAATACTAAAAACGGAATAATATATGTAATCTCCATTTAGCTCTTTTAGATAACTCCTAACTTTTTTGTTTTTATAAATAAAAACTTTTGTCTTATTCTTTTGATAATTAGAATCTAAATATAGAGCCTTCACGTTACCTGATAGACTATTTGTATGAACTCCAAAGACTATTTTCATTTCACTTCTAGGAAAAAATCCAGAAAAAAAATATATCCACCATCCTCCCATAGCAATGAAAATTGCTTTAATAAGTTTCAATAATTTCTTCATTCTAAATCTCTCTTTAATTGCTCTAAAATTTCAAAAGCCTTTAATATCTCATCTTTAGATATAGTAAATGTCTTTAATGTTTGTTTAATTTGAGTAGAAGATATTCCTTGTGTTCTTTCTAGATATACTACTTCACAATGTTCTTTTAAAAAATCAAACTTTCCTTCCCAGTCATTTCCTATTGCAAAAACATCTACATCATATTTTTTTACATCTACCAATTTTTGTTCCCAGCTTGTTTCTGGAATAACTAAATCAACACATTTTATATTTTGTACAATTTCAGCTCTTTGTGAATAAGGGATCATTGTTTTTTTTCCTTTTCCCTCATTGAATTCATCTGTAGATACGGCAACAATCAATCTGTCTCCTAATTGTTTTAACCTTTGCAACAATTTTAAGTGTCCAATATGAAAAAGATCAAATGTACCATATGTTATGACTGTTTTACCCATAAGTTTTTTCTCCATACTATGAAAACCCTATATACTAATACAAATATTTCTGTTAGCAACACCATATAAGCCACTGAATATAATGTAATATAATCAGCAAAATATAACATCAGCAAGCCAATAATATGAAGTACTGATCCATATATTACACTTAAATTTGCATATTTAGCATAACCTATTGCCCCAAGAAAAGGATAACCTAACAATATGCTTGGAACAACAAAAAATGAAGCAATTAAAAATATTGTAAATACATTTACACTCTCAACACCTATTCTCTGCGAAAAAAACAACTCAAAAATAAAATCGGAAGTCAAATACAGCACAATAATTCCAAGTAAATTTAAAATAGCTGAAAAAATAAATATTTTTTTGAATAATACTATATTTCTCTCTTTCGCAATATAAGGATATAACACTTGAGATAACGGTGAATAAAATGCCTGTAATGCCTTATAAAGTTGTTCTGCAATAGAATAGTAGGCAACTATTGTTGTTGATGTTGCTATACCTAAAATAAAAGTATTAGCCGAAGTATAAAGACTTAAAGACAACCTAGAAAGAAAAAATGATGAACTTTCTTGAAAATACATCCAAATAACATTAAATGAAGGAATTTTTATGCTTTGCTTAATAAGCTTACCAATTATCCACAAAGATATTATAGCCGCTATAATACTTCCAAGACCGTTAAATATAGGAACTAATAAATAGTCATCATCACTTTTCACAAAGACAAATATCAAAATAGTAAAAATAATTTTAGAGCTAACATTTATCAATGTAATATATTTCATCTTTTCTATGCCTTGAAAATACCAAATAGGGTATATTGCCTGCCCAACAGCCCATAAAAAAGATAAAATATAAACATCTCTGTTCGATCCAAGTTTGGGAATAGAAGATACAACTACGCATAATATAAGAAAACAAATTAGCGTGATGAAAACTTTAATAGCAAGAACACTACTGTAAATTTCGGTTAACTTAACTTTATCATTTCTATGAATAGAGATATCCCTTGTCGCAGAAAGATTAAATCCCCAATCTATGAAGATATTTACAAACAGTATTAAAGATTGAGCAAATACTACTAGCCCATAAATATCAACACTTAAAGTTTTAACCAAGTAAGGTAGAGTAAGAAAGGGCAGAACATAATTAAAAAACTGTAATACTACTAAAGAAAAAAAATTGTTTAATAGTCTTTTATTATCTTTCTTCATAACTGAGAATCTTATAACATTATACTAAAAACTTTTTTCATATTTCTTCCTCCAAAATTTAGCAAGCAGAAACGCACTTCCCTTTTTAAACCAATTAATTTTTTCACCATAAAAAAAAGGAATTTCTTTAATCTTTATGCCGTTATTACTAGATTGAGTATATTGTTTTAGCCATACATTAAATAGGAGCTCACTCACTCGTCCATAAAATCTAGCATGAAATGCTGAATACTTCTCTGCTGGAATTCTTTTTTCTAATTCAAAAAGAATATCAAACAGCCACTCACAATATTTTTCAGTTAACGTTTTTGACATAATGAACATATTAAACATATGCCCCCCCCTCTGTCTCATCACACTATCAAAACTATCGAGATAGTCTGAATAAAGCTCAGAAATAATATCGCGCGTAACATCTAAATGTTCCGCATGCAGTGTATTAGCATAATGTGAATAGAGCGTTTCTATGTAATAATTACGCCTTTTAGGAACAATTACATCGTACTCATCTAATAGTTGCTCTATTTCCATTCTATCTAAATATAACTTTTCAATCGGTAAATTTCTTCTTGCACAAAACCCCTTTAAACTAAAAAATCGTCTGTAGTGAATTAATCCTATATAATCAGCATCTAAATTTTTCCAAGCCCAATAAAGTCCTGTTAACTCACAAAAAAAAGGATTTTTTTTCGAAATATTATCCCCTGTATCATCTCCTTGATAACCTATAGATTCCTTCCCTAATTTGCCCACATGCACAGGTAAATAAATAGAATCTTCAGGCATAAAATATTTTTTATGTGTTGCAATAATAACCTTAATATTTTTCATTTTTAACCAATACTCTTTTGAATAAAATAACCACTATGCTTAAAAAACAACCTAAAATAGCACCAATCAACAATATAATTAAACGTTTAGGCCAATCCTGCGTAACAGGAACACTAGGCGAAGATAAGTATCTAAAAACCATCACATCTTCATTCTGTGCTTTTTCTAATAACGGTTCTAACTCTGATAATAAAAATCTAATTTCATAATATCGTGGTGGATAAACAATATTACTTTTATCAATAACATCAAATTGTGCTTGTAAATATTTCTCACCCAACATAAATAAATAAGGACTATCACTCAATTTAGAATCTGAAAGTGGAATTTTTGTATCACTTAAAGCAATATTTTGCACAATGTTATTATTAGAATCCAGAGGTTTAGAGTACTCTTTTATTCCAGCTACTTTTGCCACCTCAACTGCATTACTTAAGTTTTCTAACTTAATATTTCGTTGGATATTTAAATCTCTTTCAAATTTAGATTGCTCATATTTTAAATCCTTTATTAACTCATTAAAATATATTAAAAAATCTTTAATTTCTAATGCATAAGTATATTTGTTAATATAATTTAAATATTCACTTAAAACTCTCTGAGCAGAAACTTGATCCTCTGCTGTGAACTGAACAGTTACACCAAGCTGTTTAGGATTTTTTTTAGAGTCTGGTTTGATAACTTTGACATCATTTATCAGTATTTCATTTAAAAACTCAAGCTTTTGTTTGTCATCTTTTCCTGCCACAATATTTTGATAATAATTTGACTTTAAGAAAAATCTTTCTCTTTCATCTAATGAATTCAAATATAAAATAAATTTATCATAAATAACATTAAATGATGACTCAATATCAAATTCTTGGCCTAATATTCGGGCATATTCTTTGCGGATACTAAAATAACTACCTAGATCCTCTGCCATAGGCTTGACAACCTCCGCCTTTGA encodes:
- a CDS encoding CDP-glycerol glycerophosphotransferase family protein, yielding MKKLLKLIKAIFIAMGGWWIYFFSGFFPRSEMKIVFGVHTNSLSGNVKALYLDSNYQKNKTKVFIYKNKKVRSYLKELNGDYIYYSVFSIKGIWHILTAKKFIYSSYPSDISFWLSRGAELFNVWHGTPLKKIERDVNTGFYAIKNRYERILKFIFPYLYAKPNLLLVSSDYEKKCFTTAFSVSGSQLVLAFPPRLIESRKDYINSINKDSILYCPTWRDDNSFSFYKNCNLSDLNELMIKENKLFIIKAHPSDSSVHLDKKYSNIKLADRTDDFYQLVKRASLVITDYSSIMFDCLYCNIPVALFCPDIQNYLKNSREFYCEMNQLPFAVYKNLIDLVASKEHKLNSDKIHYFSPYTNFL
- the tagD gene encoding glycerol-3-phosphate cytidylyltransferase; protein product: MGKTVITYGTFDLFHIGHLKLLQRLKQLGDRLIVAVSTDEFNEGKGKKTMIPYSQRAEIVQNIKCVDLVIPETSWEQKLVDVKKYDVDVFAIGNDWEGKFDFLKEHCEVVYLERTQGISSTQIKQTLKTFTISKDEILKAFEILEQLKRDLE
- a CDS encoding oligosaccharide flippase family protein, whose amino-acid sequence is MKKDNKRLLNNFFSLVVLQFFNYVLPFLTLPYLVKTLSVDIYGLVVFAQSLILFVNIFIDWGFNLSATRDISIHRNDKVKLTEIYSSVLAIKVFITLICFLILCVVVSSIPKLGSNRDVYILSFLWAVGQAIYPIWYFQGIEKMKYITLINVSSKIIFTILIFVFVKSDDDYLLVPIFNGLGSIIAAIISLWIIGKLIKQSIKIPSFNVIWMYFQESSSFFLSRLSLSLYTSANTFILGIATSTTIVAYYSIAEQLYKALQAFYSPLSQVLYPYIAKERNIVLFKKIFIFSAILNLLGIIVLYLTSDFIFELFFSQRIGVESVNVFTIFLIASFFVVPSILLGYPFLGAIGYAKYANLSVIYGSVLHIIGLLMLYFADYITLYSVAYMVLLTEIFVLVYRVFIVWRKNLWVKQS
- a CDS encoding DUF4422 domain-containing protein translates to MKNIKVIIATHKKYFMPEDSIYLPVHVGKLGKESIGYQGDDTGDNISKKNPFFCELTGLYWAWKNLDADYIGLIHYRRFFSLKGFCARRNLPIEKLYLDRMEIEQLLDEYDVIVPKRRNYYIETLYSHYANTLHAEHLDVTRDIISELYSDYLDSFDSVMRQRGGHMFNMFIMSKTLTEKYCEWLFDILFELEKRIPAEKYSAFHARFYGRVSELLFNVWLKQYTQSSNNGIKIKEIPFFYGEKINWFKKGSAFLLAKFWRKKYEKSF
- a CDS encoding LPS O-antigen chain length determinant protein WzzB, which encodes MINEKIENKYQSDEIDLVELIKVLWDKKWWIVLSAFFCAAIAGIYAFTVKEQWTSKAEVVKPMAEDLGSYFSIRKEYARILGQEFDIESSFNVIYDKFILYLNSLDERERFFLKSNYYQNIVAGKDDKQKLEFLNEILINDVKVIKPDSKKNPKQLGVTVQFTAEDQVSAQRVLSEYLNYINKYTYALEIKDFLIYFNELIKDLKYEQSKFERDLNIQRNIKLENLSNAVEVAKVAGIKEYSKPLDSNNNIVQNIALSDTKIPLSDSKLSDSPYLFMLGEKYLQAQFDVIDKSNIVYPPRYYEIRFLLSELEPLLEKAQNEDVMVFRYLSSPSVPVTQDWPKRLIILLIGAILGCFLSIVVILFKRVLVKNEKY